Proteins encoded in a region of the Paenibacillus sp. W2I17 genome:
- the comER gene encoding late competence protein ComER: MKVGFIGTGSMGSLLIYALIQSGALEPRQIAASNRTPSKVRQLSLRYPGLHESQSNRETVIRSNIIFLCVKPLEFKHVIDDILPVVNPNHIIVSITSPVQLRHLESSLPCKVSKVIPSVTHQVGSGASLCIHGERMTSEDRAVLESLLSHIGRPYQVDEACTRITSDFSSCGPAFISFFLEQWIESAVKLTGIKRADACALAGEMLLGTGKLLTEGGYTPQELQARVAVPGGITAQALALLKVSLDGVFDSLIHTTHDKYDEDLLKLDELFRAGEINRQQY; encoded by the coding sequence ATGAAGGTTGGATTTATCGGAACCGGCAGCATGGGCAGCCTGCTAATCTATGCCCTGATCCAATCGGGTGCACTTGAGCCCCGGCAGATCGCGGCCAGCAATCGAACCCCGTCCAAAGTACGTCAGTTATCCCTCCGTTACCCCGGTCTGCATGAATCCCAGAGCAATCGGGAAACGGTGATCCGAAGTAATATCATCTTCCTGTGCGTGAAGCCGCTTGAATTCAAACATGTTATTGACGACATCCTGCCTGTCGTGAATCCCAATCATATAATTGTCTCGATCACCAGTCCCGTGCAGCTGCGACATCTGGAATCTTCACTTCCTTGCAAAGTCTCCAAGGTAATTCCCAGCGTCACACACCAAGTCGGCAGTGGAGCATCCCTGTGCATACACGGTGAACGAATGACCAGTGAAGACCGCGCTGTGTTGGAAAGTCTGCTCAGTCATATAGGCAGGCCATACCAAGTGGATGAAGCCTGTACACGAATTACATCCGACTTCTCCAGCTGCGGACCTGCATTCATATCGTTCTTTTTGGAACAGTGGATCGAAAGTGCCGTGAAACTGACTGGCATCAAAAGGGCAGATGCCTGCGCTCTGGCTGGCGAAATGCTCCTGGGAACAGGCAAGCTGCTCACCGAAGGAGGATACACCCCGCAAGAGCTTCAGGCTCGTGTCGCTGTACCTGGCGGTATTACCGCTCAGGCACTTGCACTGCTGAAGGTAAGTCTCGACGGTGTTTTCGACAGCCTGATCCACACGACACATGACAAATATGATGAAGATTTGTTAAAGCTGGATGAACTATTCCGAGCCGGTGAGATTAACCGGCAACAATATTAA
- a CDS encoding helix-hairpin-helix domain-containing protein: MRWNKGMTIAAAVVGSILILWSGKSEQPPSGWEPLQLGTEKPTIEQELPVVQSATSVQGNTGVSSGADARGMQTGNEAKAEESKELASVGVEGDSGVRTPNQTNDNPSDAATSIEPVTQSTNSNPSVTSETGSKSNPPVVREEAGDNGKIDVNTAPVSKLIELPGIGEKKAQAIVDYRNTHGPFAKVSDLTKVKGIGMKMLEKMAPYVQIR, encoded by the coding sequence ATGAGATGGAATAAAGGAATGACCATTGCTGCTGCGGTGGTTGGAAGTATACTTATATTATGGTCGGGCAAAAGTGAACAACCACCTAGTGGCTGGGAACCCTTGCAGCTCGGCACCGAGAAGCCGACGATAGAGCAGGAACTCCCTGTTGTACAGTCGGCTACTTCGGTTCAGGGCAATACAGGAGTATCTTCGGGAGCGGATGCAAGAGGGATGCAGACTGGGAATGAGGCAAAGGCAGAAGAGTCTAAAGAGCTTGCGAGCGTTGGGGTTGAAGGTGATTCGGGAGTTCGAACTCCAAATCAGACGAACGATAATCCTTCAGATGCTGCTACTTCGATTGAACCAGTGACGCAAAGTACGAATTCGAATCCATCGGTTACCTCCGAGACGGGCTCGAAGAGTAATCCACCTGTAGTTCGTGAGGAAGCTGGCGACAATGGCAAGATTGATGTGAATACCGCTCCTGTCTCCAAGCTTATAGAGCTTCCCGGAATTGGGGAGAAGAAAGCTCAAGCTATTGTCGATTATCGGAATACACATGGTCCTTTTGCAAAAGTTAGTGATCTGACAAAGGTCAAAGGAATTGGCATGAAGATGCTGGAGAAGATGGCACCGTATGTGCAGATCCGGTAA
- a CDS encoding deaminase, whose amino-acid sequence MSTEVRKDWDTYFMDIAYMVSTRSRCSRRHVGAVLVQGKKLLGTAYNGAPTGVPDCSEAGCMISEEYELVVTDGQEEMVKKQRCIRTIHAEQNLLLFTDRIDREGSSVYVTDEPCWTCANMLANSGITEIVFHRSYPKDTGKVTNMIEQKGITFRRLENYQPPRETMMTVSN is encoded by the coding sequence ATGAGTACAGAGGTACGCAAGGACTGGGATACGTATTTTATGGACATCGCGTATATGGTTTCCACCCGTTCCCGCTGTTCGCGTCGTCATGTGGGTGCCGTTCTTGTTCAGGGAAAGAAACTGCTGGGAACAGCCTATAATGGTGCACCCACCGGCGTCCCGGATTGTTCTGAAGCAGGTTGCATGATATCGGAAGAGTATGAGTTGGTCGTGACCGATGGGCAAGAAGAAATGGTGAAAAAGCAACGATGCATTCGCACAATCCATGCGGAGCAAAATTTGCTTTTATTCACAGATCGAATCGACCGCGAAGGCTCGTCCGTGTATGTGACTGACGAACCGTGCTGGACATGTGCCAATATGCTGGCGAATAGCGGGATAACAGAAATCGTGTTTCATCGTTCTTATCCTAAAGATACCGGCAAGGTTACAAATATGATAGAACAGAAGGGAATAACATTCCGCAGGCTGGAGAATTACCAGCCCCCGCGGGAAACGATGATGACTGTGAGCAATTAA